The sequence AGACTGCAAAGGACTACAACATCGAAGGCGGCTCTGTCCTCCATCTTGTCCTTGCTCTGAGGGGTGGCTACTAGTAAAGCTAATGAACTAGTCAGATAAATCTGTTATGTTAGCTGCAAAAAGTCGACCTGGTGGTGTGGAACTTGCAAAGAGATAATAACATATTCGCTTTGCCCAGTGGAAGGGACTGTCTTCCTTGTTATAATCTGATGATTTGACGGAATTGCTCCAGATTTATCTCTCAGCTTTTACCCACTGTTATTATCTGAATCTTTTGTGGTATTCACCAATTTTCGTAGTCTGGATATGTTGCGTCCGCTAGGAATGATTGCGGAAAGGTTGTTAATGAAATAACAGGAGATGAAACCTGATATGTCAAGTATTGAATGGTCTGTTGATTTCAGTCATAGCTGCAGGTTTGTTGATTTGCTCGGATCATATATAAGATTTGAGATGCCAGATATCACAAATGAAACTTTTGGCAACATGAAATCCATTTGTCTTTCGCAATCCAGTGTTCTGATCTAAACAGCAGTATGTGTTTAAACACAGATATCGTCTACTTCTTTACCTTTAGTTGCTCACTTAAGAAACATTTTCAAGAAAGAAGATCCTGGCAAATTTTTGCTCCAGTTGAAATTACCCTACAGTAAAGCTACAGCGTGGATGATTTTACATAGAGAACGGCATCTTGATCTGCTTCCTCTTCATTGATAGAGCAAGGAGCAAACAAAAAAGGATGAGCAGCAGCTGTTTACCTTCCTTCTTCTGTACAACCTAACCCAGAGCTAAACTAGGAGAGCAAAAAAGTGAGAAGGGCCCTATGAAACAGAGTACCTCCTGTTCCTAAGAGGGGGAAGAGGAGAGGGCTTCACTTCCACAGGCTTCGCCGACAATGGCGGGCTCTGCGAGCTGCCAGACGTCTCCGAACCTTTGCCGTTTTCTCCCTGCCCCTTGCTGCTCCACAGCTTGTCGAATATCCTCCTGGACCGCGACTGCAGCAGGAGACCTCCGAGTTGGTCCTTGAAGCTGTTTCTCCTGCCCCTGTGCTCGCTGATCCGGTGTTCGCTTTCCCTTGCGCTCAGGTTTGTCACCTGCTTATTCAGCGAGTTTGGATGCCTCGGTATCCGTGTTTCGCAAGGGTCACATTGATCCTGCATAGGCCTTGCACAAGCATGTGCTCCATCATCGGTCAGAGCAAGTTCTTTGTCTGAGCCTGCCCTCAGCTGCTGGAAGAAGAGGACCTGCACCACCAACCGGAGAGGCAGGCGGTCGTTTTGTGTGGCATGCATAGATGCATCTATGGAGAGCTTCTTGACATCTATCAGACTGCAAATCTTCTTCTTTTCAGCTTTACTTATGTCTGGATGTTCCTGATTAGAAAGAAGCAAATGATAAGGTTTAGTTCTCACATTTATAGAAGCTGAGTACTATACACAAGACTTGTAAGGCATTCATACTACCAACAACCAAGCAATGTATAATATAAACCATTAAGCATATATCTAGGTACATGAAGTGTTTCGATTTTTGAACATACCTTGAGATATGCATCAACTGCATTGTACAGGCTGTCATGAACAGGTCTAGCTGCTTCTGGCATGGCTGTCGCTAGTTCAACAAACGTAGACAATGAAAGGTCTGGATCTGAAGCTACTTCAGACAGATAGCCATCAACAAGTTCTCCTAACGACAAAGTGGATTCTTGTTCAAAGTTAAGCTCAATCATCTTTTCATCAGATTTCTCGACAAAATCACCATTATGAGACAATGCGGTTCTCGCAATAAATCTCTGGACAAGATTATGGACCAACCGGacatcatatgaaccatcatTAGGTGAAGTAGCAGGTAATAAGAGATCCTTAACAGTAGCTTTGTGCAACTGGAAACTAACCCTTCTCATAAGTTCTTCTTTCACATGCTCCCCAGCTCCAACTAATATAGCAACTTTCAACAGTTTCAAGAGAAATCTGCAAGAACAACCCGAGCTCTTATCAGACGGCAACAACCATATTATCGTTTCGACCAAACATTGATTCCTTCTCATGTAATCCTCAGACACCAAAGCATCGTAGGAATCTGGCAGCCATCTAACTGCATAGGATTTAAGGGCCTCTCCTATCAATTCAGGTGACATTCTCCCCTTAGATTTGATAGCAACCATAACTCTCTTATAGAGGTCAACAGCCAATTCACACAAGTCCTCAACCCACCAGTCTTTGGGAGCTATTGATGTTTTTCTTGTTGACTCGACTATTTCAGCACAAGCTACTCCTTTCTTGCTATTATGACTGTATGACCAGGTTACATTGGCAGGATCCACAGATGTCTTTGAAGCAATGGCATCGATACATCTACCCACAACCTTCAGCTCTTCAGACCAAGGTAACAGTGCCTTTGTGCTCTGTAGAACAATGATGGAATCTTTCCAGCTACGAAGgatgctagaatttataaagaCCTCGATTTTAAATATCAAGTTTCCCTTTTCCATATCTTCAGTCATTTCAAGGTACTCCGCTGCGCATCTTGTTGCGACAACATTGTGCGGACTGAGGGTGACAACCATCCCATAGCAGAACTTTGCACATATTTCAAATATTTCTGCTCCCCCAGGAAGGTCATGGATGTGAAACTCATCAGTCCCCACCTCAGTGGCCTTAAGAACTAATCTTTGAAGCTTGCTGCTCTTGGACAGAAGGGGAAACTGTATATGACAACCATATCAAACATAATAGTTTCAGACTTTTAGTCATGTTTGTAATAAAAGGCAACCACTAATCATATATTGTTACACATATGAATTATATTCAACAAGGAGGTAAAAATATCCAAAGTGAAACGTAAGAGAAATGCAGATAAGATGCAGACATTGATGGTTGGACTATTTAGTCCCACAATACCAAAGATTTTTCCTTCATTAGTTTTTTCAGTTGAACAACTCCCACAGAAATATAACAAATGTCGTGTCGGTAAAAAAAGGAATCTGAAGCAGTATCCAGTAGATATGAAAGAGACTCAACAAAAATCATAAGCTAACATAAATGTTGAGCGTGTCCTATTCTTAAAGTATGACAGATAAACCCTCAAATTTAAACATAGGCCTCAGGAAATACCTAAATATGTATCTTGTAACAGTACCTACTTAGACCACCTTCGTTGTTATTCTAAACAGATACTGTTATACATCAGTGCAATCGTGGAAAATACTAGGGCACTGACCTTGTGTAAGTAAAATTTCACTTCCTCAACATGCACGACAACATCTGTTGCAAGGTCAGAGACCACATATCTGCATGCATCAGCAACAAATTGTAAGCAAAACATATTGCAGAATAATACACATATGTTTTTGTAATAGTCAGgaaaaagataaatattttgGGAAGACAAATAGTTTCTCTAACCACTTATCATTCTGATGGCGAGTTCATTTCAAATTACTAACATCAGTCGCTTAAAACCTCAGATCGATGCAAAAACTTTATGAGCCTAAGAGCCATCTCAGATTAAGACTCCATAGTCAATTGCGTGTCGGACAAATGTAGTCGCTCTCTCAAAAAATACCGTCAACAACAATACACATCAAGCTTATCTTCGGTTATAAAGATCCGTCAAAGACCTGCACTATCGATCAATAATGGAGGCAAACATGCGGTAGCTGTTTACTAGACTGTACAGGTCGCTTTCCAGTTATTCCAGTTCAGCAAAGAAAATCAGGACAAAGGCACCACTAGAGTTGGTAAACAGGGCACGTATGCAATGGGTCAGCCACTACAATAAAAAATCTCTCATGTTCGCTTGACCTTAACACTATCCATTTCTCTCTTTTAAGGAGCATCTAGATTGCTTGTAATTTCTTCATGTGGTTAACCGACTACTAAAGCATATCGCTGCAAGATCCCGAATCACATTCTGCTTTATGCCACTTACTACTGGCACTTTGCACTCATCAGTGATTCAGTGGTACAAAAATACTGGATTGTTTCAAAAGACAAGTCGTGATGAAGCAACTTACGGCAGATTATTTAACTGAAGGTAAAGTGAACACAGATCAATGATTAGGAAGATGGTGAGATGACCATCGTTTTCTACTTTCCTTAACAATAAATTAACCCAGCTAACTTTACCAAGTTGCCCAAATCAAACAGCAAGACATAGTGGTATCTACCAATATAATAATAGCACAGTAAGGCATAATGCTCCGAACCCTCAGATCTGTTCTGCACTAGCCACAAAGAGGAGAGAAAGCAAGTACAAGTTCAGATTAAAAAGGCCACAACAAAGCCATGCTTTCTAGCCAGGAAATAGCCTAGAACAATCTATTCAAACACAAGCACAGCACTAACGGATACCAAGAAACCCAAGAAAAATTGAAGAATATTGCAATGAACTTTGGCTTCAGTTCAGTGAACCAATGATGAACCGCATCTCGACAAGAGTAATTTTTTAATCAGATGATTGCCCATCACTGTAAAATGAATCGCTTAACAGCTAGCAAGTAGTATCGCGACAAGGAGATGGACACAAACAATTAATCCCAAGAGAAACAAGGAATGCCAGCCGAAATATCAGAAGGGAAGAAAAAAAGTTGATTCTTTGATGGATATAGTTCAGAAAACCGCAGCATTCAACAGATAACAGAATGCAGAGAATACTCCGAGACCAAAAAATAGCAGAAACCAgtaagggaaaaaaagaagaaagaatacAGCTTAGCGCGTCCCAAGAATCCATAGTCAACTCAAACGGCGACTTCAGATGTAATGACCATTTTTTGTAGGAAAAGGAAAGAACGAACAAATTTGGTACTAACAATCAAACAGGGGCTTGTAACCAAAATCCAAGTACAATGTCACGTCCAAATCAAGGAACGAGCCACGAAAGGACAAAAGAGTCGGTTATTCTGAAACCAAGACAGTCCAAATAAGAACACGATGCAAGAAACGCTAGTTTCAAGCAATCCCCATGTTCGCACCCGCCACCTTCGCTATGTCAGAAAACTATCTAAACACAGACAACCTAGCAAGTTGAATATAAAAAATTTCCTGGAAAGGAACCCCTCCAAAAGATGAAAAAGATGATATTTTGACGGCACCCAATCGAGAGGGAACACTGTTGCATCAGTAACCCCCGCCGGAGTTCAAGAAGAAATCCTAAaagcacgagcacgagcacgagctgCACAACGTTCCTATTGGACACCTCGCACCAAAGACTCGAACGGCGCAGAAAGAAAAGCACAGATTTTGACATGAGCCCAAGAATCAGTGATCCTAGCTAGCAGCGTTGGTTGCCAGAGAACAGAgtctaaaagaaagaaaaggtttGCTCACCGGACGTTGGCGCCATCGGACTGGAAGGCGTCCGGCTTGGAGCCCAGCTTCATGAACTTCATCTTCGTCCTTCCCCCTCCCCGGCCGGcccctctctatctctcttccttctctctcagAGCCGTGTTCCCATGCACCGCACCACGAGAAAGCAGCGGGAAGCAACCAGCTAGCAGtgctgtgctgctgctgctaccacCAAGGAAGGAAGAAGCGGTTGGTGAGGGGATTAAACGTggagggaggaggacgacggcgacgaggacTGGAGGCGTCAATGATGCCGTGGCGTGTGAACGATGGGATACTATtaactcctctctctccctccctctccacccaactctctctctcctctcctctgctgCTCTCTGGCCTCCGCCTGCCAAAGCCGCCCTCCTCCCAATACGGgtatctctctctttcccttcCTCCCTCTCTACACTGTGGCGTAGCCTTTTTCTCCCTCCCTCTGCAGCTCtgtgctcctctttttcctCACTTCAACGATCTCGAATTCTCAGGACTCACCAGCCATTCTGTGTGGTGTTATATATTGGGGCGCTTACACCACGATTAGCTGGGTTAATCGCCCTCTTAATTTAAGCGCCTTTGGGCATTGTATTCGTCACAGCTTTATTAATAGAGTAGCATTTCAGGGTGCGCGAGGTGGGGGTCGGTCGGCTGTGTCATCCGTGACTCTTTGCGCGAGAGTGTGTTCAGAGGAAGAGGCTGGGTGCAGCACGAGCGTCAGCACTgcacaccacaccacaccagAGGTCGCGTTCCGTGTGCGGCGCCCTGAGGAGTgacctttttcttctctcttccgAACTTGGACCAGTAGGAAGGTTGTATTTTGTAGATGCTTAGGTcgatctaaaataaaaaaataaattaaagatttATCGCCATCCGATTAAGTTAACaaaaaatgaactaagtgcTGACACAGAATTACAAATTAGGTATCCATTTGTATCCCTAGTGGCAGACATAACGAGCAGTGACATAAGGTGTGTTTGGCAGGGTTACAAATTTTTTTGATAGCAACAAAATTCTTCAGGTAAATATTTCTCTAATGAATTAGAATCACTTTATAAAAGATTCTTCAAGTAAATTCTCTAATAAATTATAATCATTTTGTGAAAGTGTTTGGCTCCTACCGTGGATTTTGAGATGATAGTAGTTGAAATGACCAATGTACCTTTGTGTGTAAGTATAATCCTAAGTGCCCCtagtaaattatatatttttctagaaattttttgcCATCGAAAAACTACTGGAATGTGCTCATGAGTAGCCTAGAAGTGTGCACCTAGCAGTTATATAGGAGTACCATGCCAAGCCACACCTGTAcatcatttcttcttctttgtccaCGCACACagggaaaaataaaaagagcaaAGCCACCATTGCTGCTCTGGTGGAGCTCGCCTCCGCCGAGGGGAGCAGCTGCTGGTCGTGCGAAACAGCAAAAATGGGTTGGGGAGCGAGAGAAGCGGCGAGACCCGTGCCAGATCCGGTCGATCACTGCAGGAGAACCGGCCAGCGGAGGTTCCAGGCATGGCGGCACTGGCGAACAGAACGCTGGCCTCGGTCTTTTTTCCCCTTGCGCAGTGCAAAATCAGAGAAACGGAACGTTTCTGGTTAGGAACGATCGCGAGATGATGCGTTTGCAGCGATATATTCTACCATTTCTGGAGAGAAACGGGTGGGACAAACGCTCCCAAACGCAGCCGTAGTACACTGCAGCAATATCCTCTATCtccgtattttttttaaaggacgATACAGGTGGTGTCGATATTATTAAAAAGAAGAGAGTTAATTCAGTTTAAGAGATACGTGGGATATGGAAATTATTGGTGTATAGAATAGGGTCCTTTATTCTATAATTTCACTACAAGTGACTCCGGCTGCTAGAAGATTTTTTCTGAAACAGAGCCCACCATGCATCTAGTCAGCGCTCCCACCACCAGGTTCCTTCCCGCAGAAGAAAATCCCACGATCAGCTCTTGCTAAACTAGTATATTCTCATTAAATGCTTTTCACTTAAGTGTTTTTTCCCTAGTTCTTTCTTCCGGGCCAACAGAGATGTGATCAGCTCAGTGTTGTCGTGTcacatcctgtagcattaatgctacaggatggccTGACAAGTATGGCAGGTGGTTTTGCAGGTGTGCAGGCGGAGCGTGGGGACGGGACAAGGCAGGTGACAGGATGACGCAGGCGTGGGAGCGATGGGACAAGCCTTGCAGCATCGCCAGAGCTAGAGGGGCTTGCACGCCTT is a genomic window of Phragmites australis chromosome 17, lpPhrAust1.1, whole genome shotgun sequence containing:
- the LOC133897227 gene encoding BTB/POZ domain-containing protein NPY1-like; this translates as MKFMKLGSKPDAFQSDGANVRYVVSDLATDVVVHVEEVKFYLHKFPLLSKSSKLQRLVLKATEVGTDEFHIHDLPGGAEIFEICAKFCYGMVVTLSPHNVVATRCAAEYLEMTEDMEKGNLIFKIEVFINSSILRSWKDSIIVLQSTKALLPWSEELKVVGRCIDAIASKTSVDPANVTWSYSHNSKKGVACAEIVESTRKTSIAPKDWWVEDLCELAVDLYKRVMVAIKSKGRMSPELIGEALKSYAVRWLPDSYDALVSEDYMRRNQCLVETIIWLLPSDKSSGCSCRFLLKLLKVAILVGAGEHVKEELMRRVSFQLHKATVKDLLLPATSPNDGSYDVRLVHNLVQRFIARTALSHNGDFVEKSDEKMIELNFEQESTLSLGELVDGYLSEVASDPDLSLSTFVELATAMPEAARPVHDSLYNAVDAYLKEHPDISKAEKKKICSLIDVKKLSIDASMHATQNDRLPLRLVVQVLFFQQLRAGSDKELALTDDGAHACARPMQDQCDPCETRIPRHPNSLNKQVTNLSARESEHRISEHRGRRNSFKDQLGGLLLQSRSRRIFDKLWSSKGQGENGKGSETSGSSQSPPLSAKPVEVKPSPLPPLRNRRYSVS